A stretch of Penaeus vannamei isolate JL-2024 chromosome 18, ASM4276789v1, whole genome shotgun sequence DNA encodes these proteins:
- the LOC113828875 gene encoding uncharacterized protein, with protein sequence MLLPGRLALALSLVALGAAEAIPGVQLANPDASLCLAEQLASEANVTLCAFLKPTQADLEDQVTVFTLVQNGTVMTASINESVLNVQYASTMYRSDDPFLPNEWHYVCVYYDPKDEKVRMHMRGKDSGLVKAPWEAENATADEADGEDALCLGSFGESPAFGGAILAFSVQSWEADAGEEPMPFRAADCTALSPSDSLVTLDSAWTESGSVRTFDVEPEQICSEAYTKVLVRVFAGHLPHAETCRRLDGRLPTESEVESSVLNVSSDLALNCSNAKNVSLWLAGPKPSHEVTATCTALLANGSVASYPCISEVTCSICFVPAKKRFTVYGPLEIFDHHYTLTVDAEGAAQFVGDVSTIQRDEDGWLLSSDLHVQTMRVAGPLPVGRHSWFSSLKNKNMTLTMTSCGPEQYSCGDNTCIERAAFCNTIRDCRDGSDESACSPVRLPPEYDKSKNPRLGSSSQGHLTYSVYLYALSDIKTIEGKVTLDMNIYVTYKDERITYWNLRDFEQQIDCEEIWHPEFNAIAGRTTGLAYPMDVYDKICGVYGSSAGQIRSLDDPFMGEYLPGKESELFNSITFRTTIPCNFKLHRYPFGILQCNVSYYILDGQYDLAFKKFSEDMEVEYDGTEDLLEYRLKNVTCETSKYEGDERYTYIVLTLHLSSLYEYHMLNSFAPSSLMFLVTLSTLFFPLKDFNERIVVSLTSLLVLATLFAQASSTSVKTPYFKLLDIWYTALISLCFVCVISNAVTHRLLHKEVPPINVVKPALGHGKAFTPNDVPARSFNWLSIIVLSALFIALVFVFIMLATEML encoded by the exons ATGCTGCTGCCGGgccgtctcgctctcgctctctccttggtGGCTCTCGGGGCAG CGGAGGCGATTCCGGGCGTCCAGCTTGCCAACCCAGACGCCTCACTCTGCCTCGCCGAACAGCTTGCCTCGGAGGCCAACGTCACGCTGTGCGCCTTCCTCAAGCCGACGCAAGCCGACCTCGAGGACCAAGTGACAGTCTTCACACTCGTCCAGAACGGGACTGTCATGACAGCAA GCATTAATGAGTCGGTGTTGAACGTGCAATATGCTTCGACGATGTACAGATCTGACGACCCTTTCCTGCCCAACGAGTggcattacgtgtgtgtgtactacgACCCTAAGGATGAGAAG GTGAGGATGCACATGCGAGGGAAAGACAGCGGCCTCGTGAAGGCACCTTGGGAGGCGGAGAACGCCACGGCCGACGAGGCGGACGGCGAGGACGCTCTCTGCCTGGGTTCCTTTGGCGAGTCCCCGGCCTTCGGCGGCGCCATCCTGGCCTTCTCCGTGCAGTCCTGGGAGGCGGACGCGGGCGAAGAGCCCATGCCCTTCCGGGCAGCTGACTGCACCGCCCTCTCGCCCAGCGACTCCCTCGTCACCCTCGACTCGGCGTGGACCGAGTCCGGGAGCGTGAGGACGTTCGACGTCGAGCCGGAGCAGATCTGCTCCGAGGCGTACACCAAGGTCCTCGTCAGGGTCTTCGCGGGGCACCTCCCTCACGCAGAAACGTGCAGGAGGCTGGACGGCCGCCTCCCGACGGAGAGCGAAGTGGAGAGCTCCGTCCTGAATGTCTCCAGCGATCTCGCGCTCAACTGCTCCAATGCCAAGAACGTCTCCCTCTGGCTCGCCGGGCCGAAGCCGAGCCATGAAGTGACGGCAACCTGCACGGCCTTGCTCGCCAACGGCAGCGTCGCGTCCTACCCGTGCATTAGCGAGGTGACGTGCAGCATTTGCTTCGTGCCAGCGAAGAAAAGGTTCACGGTCTACGGGCCCCTCGAAATCTTCGACCACCACTACACCCTGACTGTGGACGCCGAAGGCGCAGCGCAATTCGTCGGCGACGTCTCGACGATACAGCGAGACGAGGACGGCTGGCTCCTGTCGTCGGACCTCCACGTGCAGACGATGCGCGTGGCTGGGCCGCTGCCAGTGGGCAGACACAGTTGGTTCTCAAGCCTCAAGAACAAGAATATGACCCTGACGATGACCTCCTGTGGGCCTGAGCAGTACTCCTGCGGGGACAACACCTGCATCGAGCGAGCCGCCTTCTGCAACACCATCAGGGACTGTCGCGACGGGAGCGACGAGAGCGCGTGCAGCCCCGTGCGCCTGCCTCCCGAGTACGACAAGAGCAAAAACCCGCGCCTCGGCAGCAGCTCGCAGGGCCACCTCACCTACAGCGTGTACTTGTACGCGCTGAGTGACATCAAAACTATCGAAGGGAAAGTCACCCTGGATATGAATATCTACGTCACCTACAAGGACGAGCGGATAACCTACTGGAATCTCAGAGACTTCGAGCAGCAGATTGACTGCGAAGAAATCTGGCACCCTGAGTTCAACGCTATCGCTGGCAGAACCACGGGCCTTGCGTATCCAATGGACGTCTACGACAAAATATGTGGCGTTTATGGATCGTCTGCCGGACAAATTCGCTCTCTTGATGATCCCTTTATGG GTGAGTACTTGCCTGGAAAAGAAAGCGAATTATTCAATTCCATAACTTTTCGAACCACCATTCCGTGTAACTTCAAGCTCCACCGTTACCCATTTGGAATACTTCAGTGCAACGTCTCCTACTACATCCTCGATGGCCAGTACGACCTCGCATTTAAGAAGTTCAGTGAGGACATGGAAGTCGAATACGATGGCACTGAGGACCTCCTGGAATACAGATTGAAGAACGTGACGTGCGAGACGTCTAAATACGAGGGCGACGAGCGATACACCTACATCGTGTTGACGCTCCATCTGTCCAGCTTGTACGAATACCACATGCTCAACAGCTTCGCCCCGAGCAGCCTCATGTTTCTGGTGACTCTATCAACGCTGTTCTTCCCGCTTAAGGACTTCAACGAGCGCATTGTCGTGTCCCTGACGTCGCTGCTGGTGCTGGCCACGCTCTTCGCCCAGGCCAGCAGCACATCCGTCAAGACGCCCTACTTCAAGCTGCTCGACATCTGGTACACCGCTCTAATCTCCCTGTGCTTCGTGTGCGTCATCTCGAATGCAGTCACACACCGGCTCCTGCACAAGGAGGTGCCTCCCATTAACGTGGTGAAACCGGCGCTGGGGCATGGGAAGGCCTTCACGCCCAACGACGTCCCTGCGAGGTCCTTCAACTGGCTCTCGATTATAGTTCTGTCGGCGCTCTTCATTGCCCTTGTCTTTGTGTTTATCATGCTTGCGACTGAGATGCTGTAG
- the LOC113828874 gene encoding epidermal differentiation-specific protein — protein sequence MNRLKALVAVALAVALAGPGVSAGAAPKLELYTLTNSGGAMFTLTGPHHNLADEGFNDVTRSICGVGVWFLYEDKDYTKHSKFVHTFASATYACENLDSSQWDKVSSVRYAGVEDITFPTLTMYHDANQCGAELLVLRDMDALLSDFNDDASSFVVTGNSSWTVYHDIGFGGGKACLGPSSNGGWYGIWTPEEIGMPNDQVSSVRKGCFADKVFTYDPSSARGQEGR from the exons ATGAACCGGTTGAAGGCACTGGTGGCAGTGGCGCTGGCCGTGGCACTCGCTGGGCCGGGGGTGTCAGCTGGCGCCGCTCCCAAGCTGGAGCTGTACACCCTGACGAACAGCGGGGGCGCCATGTTCACCCTCACAGGCCCGCATCACAACCTGGCTGACGAAGGGTTCAATGACGTCACGAGAAGCATCTGTGGTGTTGGAGT ATGGTTCCTCTACGAAGACAAAGATTACACCAAACATTCGAAATTTGTGCATACCTTCGCCTCCGCGACCTACGCCTGTGAAAACCTGGATTCCTCTCAGTGGGACAAG GTGTCCTCCGTCCGCTACGCCGGCGTGGAGGACATCACCTTCCCGACGCTGACGATGTACCACGACGCGAACCAGTGCGGGGCCGAGCTGCTGGTTCTGAGGGACATGGACGCCCTTCTCAGCGACTTCAACGACGACGCTTCCTCCTTCGTGGTCACCGGCAACTCCAGCTGGACGGTCTACCA TGACATTGGCTTCGGCGGCGGCAAAGCGTGTCTCGGCCCGAGCAGCAACGGAGGCTGGTACGGCATCTGGACTCCTGAGGAAATCGGGATGCCCAATGATCAGGTGTCGTCCGTGAGGAAGGGCTGCTTTGCGGACAAGGTCTTCACGTACGACCCCTCCTCCGCACGTGGGCAGGAAGGGCGCTGA
- the Gip gene encoding putative hydroxypyruvate isomerase codes for MKVAANLSFMFGEAGGLLARYKAAKEAGFQAVECAFPYTVPSEEVASTLKELELKQVLINSDPGNLQAGELGFAALPGKEINFRESLERSIQYAKALGCGKLHIMSGRRSKDHDERTHLATLEANLNHAVSRLSAENIIGLIEPLNPVSTPGYFLNSFETAQSLIEKINSPHLRLQLDIFHMQMICGNVTNNIKKLMPIVGHVQVAQAPHRHEPSCSGELDYPYIFSVLREAGYEDYVGAEYSPSTNSANSLQWLEKCQLQF; via the exons ATGAAGGTTGCGGCAAATTTATCGTTCATGTTTGGAGAAGCAGGAGGCCTTCTGGCGAGGTACAAAGCGGCAAAAGAAGCAGGATTCCAGGCCGTAGAATGCGCCTTTCCCTACACTGTCCCTTCTGAGGAAGTGGCTTCAACCTTAAAAGAACTTGAGTTAAAGCAAGTTCTTATAAATTCAGACCCTG GAAACCTGCAGGCTGGAGAGCTTGGGTTTGCAGCTTTGCCGGGAAAAGAGATTAACTTCAGGGAATCCCTTGAACGATCAATACAGTATGCGAAGGCACTTGGCTGTGGCAA GTTGCACATAATGTCTGGACGCAGGAGCAAAGATCATGATGAGAGAACGCACTTGGCTACCTTGGAAGCGAATTTAAATCACGCTGTAAGCCGGCTTTCTGCAGAGAATATTATTGGCTTAATTGAACCATTGAACCCTGTCTCTACACCTGGCTATTTTCTCAATAGTTTTGAGACTG CCCAGTCCTTGATAGAGAAGATCAACTCGCCCCATCTGAGGCTGCAGCTAGACATATTTCACATGCAGATGATATGTGGCAATGTCACAAACAACATCAAGAAGTTAATGCCAATTGTGG GTCATGTGCAGGTCGCCCAGGCACCCCATCGCCACGAACCATCGTGCTCAGGAGAACTTGACTATCCTTACATATTTTCAGTTTTACGAGAGGCTG GTTACGAGGATTATGTTGGTGCAGAATATAGTCCGTCAACAAACTCAGCCAATTCTCTACAGTGGTTGGAGAAATGCCAGTtgcaattttag